The Solanum stenotomum isolate F172 unplaced genomic scaffold, ASM1918654v1 scaffold18587, whole genome shotgun sequence genome includes a region encoding these proteins:
- the LOC125850686 gene encoding sesquiterpene synthase 9-like isoform X1, translating to MSGAMAAFSMYPHSLINFNIWRYTCEPKVHSLKRKLMIPLLAMDANSSRHLANFHSNVWGYNFLSYTSQLTEITTQEKLEVDEYKEKVMNMLMEIHDNSTQKLVLIDTIQRLGVSYHFHNEIETSIQNIFDASSQHSENNDNLHVVSLRFRLVRQQGHYISSDVFKQFVERDGKFKKTLNNDVQALLSLYEAAQMRVHGEDILEEALTFTTTHLESMIPMLNNPLKAQIIEALSHPIHKVMPRLGARKYIDIYENMESHNHLLLKFSKLDFNMLQKQHQRELSELTSWWKDLDLASKVPYARDKLVEGYTWTLGLYFEPEYSRARRMLVKVFKMLSICDDTYDAYATFDELVLFTNAIQRWDINAMDSLPPYMRPFYQAILEIFDEMEEELTKEGKSDRVYYGKFEMKKLARAYFKEAEWLNAGYIPNCDEYIKNAIVSTTFMAIGTTSLIGMEEFITKNTFEWITNEPSILRASSTICRLMDDISDHETDQQRGHVASIIECYMNEYGASKQEAYVKFRKEVKNAWKDINKALLRPIEVPIFVLERILNLARTMDTFFQDEEDGYTNSNSKCKDIITLLLVDSVTI from the exons ATGAGTGGAGCGATGGCCGCATTTTCAATGTATCCTCACAGCTTGATAAACTTTAATATTTGGAGATACACTTGTGAACCCAAAGTACACTCTTTAAAGAGAAAATTAATGATCCCATTATTAGCAATGGATGCTAATTCTTCACGTCATTTGGCTAATTTTCATTCAAATGTTTGGGGATACAATTTCCTTTCTTACACTTCTCAACTCACC GAAATTACTACTCAAGAAAAACTTGAAGTTGATGAGTACAAAGAAAAAGTCATGAACATGTTGATGGAAATTCATGACAATAGTACACAAAAACTTGTGTTGATAGACACAATCCAACGATTGGGAGTATCATATCATTTCCATAATGAAATCGAAACATCCATTCAGAACATTTTTGATGCATCGTCCCAACATAGTGAGAATAATGACAACCTTCACGTTGTTTCTCTTCGTTTTCGACTTGTGAGACAACAAGGCCATTACATCTCTTCTG ATGTATTCAAGCAATTTGTGGAGCGCGATGGAAAATTTAAGAAAACTCTTAATAATGATGTCCAAGCATTATTAAGTTTGTATGAAGCAGCACAAATGAGAGTGCACGGGGAGGATATTCTCGAAGAAGCTCTTACTTTTACCACTACTCATCTCGAGTCCATGATCCCCATGTTAAACAATCCACTCAAGGCTCAAATTATTGAAGCCTTAAGCCACCCTATACACAAAGTTATGCCAAGATTGGGAGCAAGAAAATACATAGACATTTATGAAAACATGGAATCACACAACCATttgcttttaaaattttccaaattGGACTTCAACATGTTGCAAAAGCAGCATCAAAGAGAGCTTAGCGAGCTTACAAG ctGGTGGAAAGATCTGGATCTGGCAAGCAAAGTGCCATATGCAAGAGACAAATTAGTTGAGGGTTACACATGGACATTGGGATTGTATTTCGAGCCTGAGTATAGTCGTGCAAGAAGAATGTTAGTAAAAGTATTCAAAATGCTCTCAATCTGTGATGACACTTATGATGCATATGCAACTTTTGATGAACTTGTGCTTTTCACCAATGCGATACAGAG ATGGGACATAAACGCCATGGATTCATTACCGCCATATATGAGACCATTTTATCAAGCTATTCTGGAAATCTTCGATGAAATGGAAGAAGAATTGACCAAAGAAGGTAAATCAGATCGCGTCTACTATGGTAAATTTGAG ATGAAAAAATTGGCTAGGGCCTATTTTAAAGAAGCGGAATGGTTAAATGCTGGCTATATTCCAAACTGTGATGAGTATATAAAAAATGCAATTGTAAGCACTACCTTTATGGCGATTGGAACAACTTCTTTGATTGGTATGGAGGAATTCATAACAAAAAACACTTTTGAATGGATAACAAATGAGCCTTCGATTCTTCGAGCTTCATCAACTATCTGCAGATTAATGGATGATATTAGTGATCATGAA ACTGACCAACAAAGAGGACATGTAGCTTCTATCATTGAATGCTATATGAACGAATATGGAGCTTCAAAGCAAGAGGCCTATGTTAAGTTTCGGAAGGAAGTCAAGAATGCATGGAAAGACATAAACAAGGCATTACTACGCCCTATTGAAGTACCAATATTTGTTCTAGAACGAATTTTAAATCTTGCACGGACAATGGATACTTTTTTCCAAGATGAAGAAGATGGATATACAAATTCCAATTCCAAATGTAAAGACATTATTACCTTGTTGCTTGTTGATTCTGTTACTATATGA
- the LOC125850686 gene encoding (E,E)-germacrene B synthase-like isoform X2, whose product MSGAMAAFSMYPHSLINFNIWRYTCEPKVHSLKRKLMIPLLAMDANSSRHLANFHSNVWGYNFLSYTSQLTEITTQEKLEVDEYKEKVMNMLMEIHDNSTQKLVLIDTIQRLGVSYHFHNEIETSIQNIFDASSQHSENNDNLHVVSLRFRLVRQQGHYISSDVFKQFVERDGKFKKTLNNDVQALLSLYEAAQMRVHGEDILEEALTFTTTHLESMIPMLNNPLKAQIIEALSHPIHKVMPRLGARKYIDIYENMESHNHLLLKFSKLDFNMLQKQHQRELSELTSWWKDLDLASKVPYARDKLVEGYTWTLGLYFEPEYSRARRMLVKVFKMLSICDDTYDAYATFDELVLFTNAIQRWDINAMDSLPPYMRPFYQAILEIFDEMEEELTKEGKSDRVYYGKFETDQQRGHVASIIECYMNEYGASKQEAYVKFRKEVKNAWKDINKALLRPIEVPIFVLERILNLARTMDTFFQDEEDGYTNSNSKCKDIITLLLVDSVTI is encoded by the exons ATGAGTGGAGCGATGGCCGCATTTTCAATGTATCCTCACAGCTTGATAAACTTTAATATTTGGAGATACACTTGTGAACCCAAAGTACACTCTTTAAAGAGAAAATTAATGATCCCATTATTAGCAATGGATGCTAATTCTTCACGTCATTTGGCTAATTTTCATTCAAATGTTTGGGGATACAATTTCCTTTCTTACACTTCTCAACTCACC GAAATTACTACTCAAGAAAAACTTGAAGTTGATGAGTACAAAGAAAAAGTCATGAACATGTTGATGGAAATTCATGACAATAGTACACAAAAACTTGTGTTGATAGACACAATCCAACGATTGGGAGTATCATATCATTTCCATAATGAAATCGAAACATCCATTCAGAACATTTTTGATGCATCGTCCCAACATAGTGAGAATAATGACAACCTTCACGTTGTTTCTCTTCGTTTTCGACTTGTGAGACAACAAGGCCATTACATCTCTTCTG ATGTATTCAAGCAATTTGTGGAGCGCGATGGAAAATTTAAGAAAACTCTTAATAATGATGTCCAAGCATTATTAAGTTTGTATGAAGCAGCACAAATGAGAGTGCACGGGGAGGATATTCTCGAAGAAGCTCTTACTTTTACCACTACTCATCTCGAGTCCATGATCCCCATGTTAAACAATCCACTCAAGGCTCAAATTATTGAAGCCTTAAGCCACCCTATACACAAAGTTATGCCAAGATTGGGAGCAAGAAAATACATAGACATTTATGAAAACATGGAATCACACAACCATttgcttttaaaattttccaaattGGACTTCAACATGTTGCAAAAGCAGCATCAAAGAGAGCTTAGCGAGCTTACAAG ctGGTGGAAAGATCTGGATCTGGCAAGCAAAGTGCCATATGCAAGAGACAAATTAGTTGAGGGTTACACATGGACATTGGGATTGTATTTCGAGCCTGAGTATAGTCGTGCAAGAAGAATGTTAGTAAAAGTATTCAAAATGCTCTCAATCTGTGATGACACTTATGATGCATATGCAACTTTTGATGAACTTGTGCTTTTCACCAATGCGATACAGAG ATGGGACATAAACGCCATGGATTCATTACCGCCATATATGAGACCATTTTATCAAGCTATTCTGGAAATCTTCGATGAAATGGAAGAAGAATTGACCAAAGAAGGTAAATCAGATCGCGTCTACTATGGTAAATTTGAG ACTGACCAACAAAGAGGACATGTAGCTTCTATCATTGAATGCTATATGAACGAATATGGAGCTTCAAAGCAAGAGGCCTATGTTAAGTTTCGGAAGGAAGTCAAGAATGCATGGAAAGACATAAACAAGGCATTACTACGCCCTATTGAAGTACCAATATTTGTTCTAGAACGAATTTTAAATCTTGCACGGACAATGGATACTTTTTTCCAAGATGAAGAAGATGGATATACAAATTCCAATTCCAAATGTAAAGACATTATTACCTTGTTGCTTGTTGATTCTGTTACTATATGA